In a genomic window of Phalacrocorax aristotelis chromosome 8, bGulAri2.1, whole genome shotgun sequence:
- the PABPN1L gene encoding embryonic polyadenylate-binding protein 2 translates to MAALRKAADDDSDLSHLEGDSAEELAVPDPELEAIKAKVREMEKEDERLKKLQLEAESRLIMSSEAGLFPRTTEEKMEVDQRSIYVGNVDYGGTAEELESHFNSCGQINRVTILCDKFSGHPKGYAYIEFEEKSSVKAAVELDESVFRGRIIKVLPKRTNMPGISTTDRGGYRGRFQARGGLAQRGGYYGGQHPRVRGRTYRGRARLLPWYFPY, encoded by the exons ATGGCAGCTCTGCGGAAGGCTGCGGATGACGACTCGGACCTGAGCCACCTGGAGGGGGACAGCGCAGAGGAGCTGGCTGTGCCGGACCCA GAACTAGAAGCCATCAAAGCCAAAGTGCGAGAGATGGAGAAGGAGGATGAGAGGCTGAagaagctgcagctggaagCTGAGAGCCGCCTTATCATGAGCTCGGAGGCAG GTCTCTTCCCAAGGACAACTGAGGAGAAGATGGAGGTTGACCAACGATCCATCTATGTGGGCAAT GTGGACTACGGGGGCACGGCGGAAGAGCTGGAGTCTCACTTCAACAGCTGCGGGCAGATCAACCGAGTGACCATCCTCTGCGACAAGTTCTCGGGGCATCCCAAAGG GTATGCCTACATCGAATTTGAAGAGAAGAGCTCTGTGAAGGCTGCGGTGGAGCTGGACGAGAGTGTGTTCAGAGGCCGTATCATTAAG GTGCTGCCCAAGAGGACCAACATGCCGGGTATCAGCACCACCGACCGTGGGGGCTACCGGGGCCGCTTCCAAGCCCGGGGAGGGCTGGCCCAGCGGGGAGGCTACTATGGAGGGCAGCACCCAAGGGTGCGAGGGAGGACATACAG gGGACGGGCAAGGCTGCTGCCTTGGTATTTTCCATACTAG